TTTTGCAAAGGAATATGTTTTCAGTCAGAAGAAAAATCAGCAGATTAAAACCTtgttggagggacttccctggttgtccagtggataagactgcaCGTTCCCTGGAGGGGGAGCGTGggtatgatccctggtcagggaactagatcctgcaggccgcaactaagacccagcgcagccaaataaataaataaatatttaaaaaaggaaaacgggacttccctggtggcgcagtggttaagaatctgcctgccaaagcaggggacacgggttcgagtcctggtctgggaagatcccacataccacgaagcaactaagcctgtgcgccacaactgctgagcctgcactctagagcccgcgagccacaactaccgagcccacgtgccacaactacagaagcccgtgtgcctagagcccgtgctccacaacaagagaagccaccgcaatgagaagcccgcacaccgcaacgaagagcagcccccgctcgccgcaactagagaaagcccgtgcgcagcaacgaagacccaacacagccaaaaataaataaataataataaaaaaagaaaactttgtgttaaaaaaaaaacttgttggaAAAGATAATCGTGATCTATTAGTTGAAAAAAATAGATTGTAGGAACAGCAAGTTCAGTATAAGACCATGTATTTGTTTGGGAGGCTGAGGAGAGATGTAGATATatattcacagagaaaaaaactacaaatttgGGGTGGAGGATACATGGGTGTTTCTTGTATTACACTTATATATcctcttttaaaaactgtaaacagggacttccccggtggtccagtggttaagactctgcgcttccactgcacagggtacgggttcgatccctggtcggggaactaagatccctcatatCATGAGAGgcggccaaaaatttaaaattaaataaataaagtaaaaaataaaactgtgaacAAAAGAGGGTATGTaatgtgtattagtttcccagggctgccttgacaaagtaccacaaactgggtgaatgaaacaacagaaactaaaCAGAACTAAACAGCTCTGGAGGCCcggagtctgagatcaaggtgttggcaggatcatgctccctctgaaggtgcTTGGGAATGATCTGGTCCAGGCCTTGGTCCTAGCTTTTGGTAGTTCCTTAGTAGCGGAACTCCAGTCTACCAATGGCCTTCTCcacgtgtgtgtgtctgcgtccaaatttcccctttttataaggatatcaGCTGTAGTGGATACTAGGGACCCATCCttctccagtatgacctcatcctaaCTAATTACAACTACAACAAAtctgtttccaaataaagttgcattctgaggtactgggtgttaggacttcaacatattaacttttgggggacacaattcaacccaaacATAATGCATATGTTCCATTTAAAGACGTATAAtaaaatcgggacttccctgggggtccagtggttaggactctgcgcttctaccgcacggggcatgggttccatccctggtcagggacatAGGATTCCTGCATGCTGCGCGGTGcgggcaataataataataataataacaataaaataaacactaatGGAGCCACCACCCAGCCACCCAGCTTAAgtaataaaagatttattttgttaattgttaacCAGAAGACACTGTCTCAAAATGTTAACACTGACgattttagtttcctcattctctttctctaaaTTTCAACAATGAACGTGGGCTTTTCTTGCTCGTTGGAAATAACCACAGGTGAAGGAGGAGCTGTCAGCTCCAGCGCTGGACCCCAGCCCTGCGTGCAGCTCCCGGCAGGGGGATGGCCCGAGTCCTTAGGCTCTGGAGCAGCCTTTCCATTTGCCCTAGGGCCTGATTACCAGTTGTTTCCATCTTGGAGCACTTCCTCCAGGGCCCTGATGCAATGGCCACAGCATAACCCTGGGGAGAAGGAATCCGTGCTCCAAACAGGGTCTAGCTTTTTCTTTCAGGTGACTTGAGAGATTTCAAGTCCTGCGTGGAGTAGGGAGAGAAAATTCTCCCAGGCCCTATCAAGGCTTGGCTCCTCTGGGACCTCTAACCAGCCCCTCACTGACCCTGGGCCTCTGAGATTGGATGGACGCTGGACTCAGCTGAGAAGAGAGTCCGGGTTCTACGGTGGCCCAAGGCagcggttctcaaagtggggtccctgTACCAGCAACATCGGCATCACCAGGGAACTTGGTAGAAATACACATTGTTtaggctccaccccagacttACGGAATCAGaaactggggggcggggggagcagcaatctgtgttttaacaagttctccaggtgattcggATGCACTGTAAAGTTTGGaccctaaagtttgagaaccacttccCGGACCATCCGGGAGTGATCTTGGAGGGCAAATCTGGTCATGCCCCTTCATTTTAATGAAAGGGAAACAGACATTTTACAGAGAGGAGAAGGACCTGGCTCAAGGGGTACAGATAATTAAGTGGCAGAGGTGAAATTGGAAATTAGATTACCTGTTTACAGAggcaccctcctcctccctgccccactttTTCCTCTGACTCAGGCAGACCACCCAAGTCCGTCCTGATTCCCAGTCATCGTCTGGAGGGTCACTGTGATACCCGTGACCCTCAGTGCAGCAcgccctctgtgccaggcaccgtgctcgCCTGCATTAGCTCAatgaatcctcacaacatccGGTGAGGTTGCAGAAAACTGAGCCTAGAGAGAGGTCAGGACACTTGCCCGTGGTCATAGAGCTAGAAGGGGCTGAGACAACTCAAGCCAGTTTTCTCTGCCCGCAGGGCCTACCCTGTGACAAGTAGGTTTGCAGGGAGGGCTCTTCTCCAGcatcccttcatttttttttttttttggccgccctgCTGTTtaagggatcttagttcccccaccagggattgaacaagggccctcggcaatgaaagtgcggagtcctaaccactggaccgccagggaattctccagcATCTACAATTCGGCTAAGAAACCGGAAGGAAGACAAAGAGCTCCCCAAGCAGGCAAAACAGTTGGCAAACAGCCAATGCCCCAAAGCTGCCATTTACTCATAGCAAAGCCCCTTGTCTCTTGGTTTGCACACTATTGTGGCAGtagcggggtggggggaagagcaGATTAGAAGTGGTCCAGCAGGAGCGAGAAGGAGACCTGGTTCTTGCCCTGACCCATCCCCACTCTCACTTTCTCGCAGTTCTCCATGCCTCCCCCAAGCAGTGGGTATGCCTTGGAGAAAGACTTCCCAGCCTTTTTTCAGAGCAGGGCACCCacagaaaaccaaaatatttacacAGCATCTGAGTAGTCTGGTGGGTATTGGGGGATGTTTGGAAGTCTTGATGAAAATTTCATACTTCATGCTTCATAATATATATTAGGATTAGAAACTGTGGTATAAAATATTAGGGAAGACTTGAAAGCTCAGTTTTGTATAAAACTTCCAAATAAAACATTATACTGtataaaagaagacagacacaaaaggccagGTACTACATGATTCCATCCAGATGAcagtttggaaaaggcaaaatcagGGAAAgcaaacagatcagtggtttccagggactggggcGGGAAAAGGAATTGActgcagagagaaggaggagaactTTTTGGGGGGAATGTATATATTCCATATCTTCATTGTAGTACTGGTGGCATGACTGTTTACATTGTCCAAAATCATCAaagtacagagaaagacaaatattgtatgatatcacttatatgtgggatctaaaacaatacaacaaactgttgaataaaacaaaaaagaaacagactcctagatacagagaacaaactgggggttaccagtggggacagggaagggggaggtgcAGTAGAGGGTTAGGGGAAAAACAGGGTTGTTATGGAATGATATGAAATCATgtatgtgaaacttttgaaaactgtaaagcgcTATAGAACTTAaagaatcattcattcaaaaacaaaaaaatcaaagtaaattttactgtatgtaggTTTAGCTACAGCTCCCAAACCTGTCAGCTCCTCAGGATCACCTGCGATAGTTTTGTTCAAAAACAGTCAGGCCTCACCcacaacctactgaatcagaaccctGGGCAGGAGAATTAGGAGGGGgcaggaatctgcatttcaatCAGCTCCCCAGGTAACAGGTGGTGGGGTGTGTGGTTTGGGGCCGGGACTTCTGGGTCAGAAGAGGGGATGCGAAGCTTCTGTCTCCAGCCCAGACCCGACCCCTGAATCCCAGGCTTGTGTATCTAACTCCTAATTGACACCTGCACCTGAATCTCAAATGTAGCACATCTGAAAATGATCTCCTGACCCGCCCCCAAGCCAGTCCCCTGCCCCACACTCTGtagttttctccatttctgttgATGGCAGTTCCATTCTTCTAGTAATTTGAGTCCAAAACTTTGACATCATCCTCAATCTGTCTAGGTCTCTCTCTCTGTTGTTGTTTAGCTTTTATTTCGTGATCATAAACTTAACTCTGCAATTCAGCTAGACTTGGAGCGGGGAATGGAAAATGTGAAACCCAAAGACCTGCAGCAAAAGCACAAAGATTATAGGATGTCACGAGCAGATGAGGGTGAGGGATGTTCTACCGAGCTATGGAAGGAATGGGCTGATGTTTAAGATAAAGCACGAGTCAGATTTATTAGAGTTGTCCACAGACAGCAACGGTGAGCTTCTTGCTGGTCTTGCCATTCCCGGAACCAGAGTGCTCCATGGCTGCCACACCATTCGTGCCCTTTTCTACCTTGCCAAAGACCACACACCTGCCATCCAGCCACTCAGTCTTGGCAGTGCAGATGAGAAACCGGGAACCACTTGTGTTGGGTCCTGCATTTGCCACGGACAAGGTGCCAGGACCTGTGTGTTTCAGGGTGAAATTCTCGTCATCAAATTTCTCCTTGTAGCTGGATGCCACCAGTGCCCTGATGAAACCACCCTGGCGCATAAATCCCGGAATACTTCTGTGAAAGGAGGACCCTCATAACCAAATCCTTTCTCCCCAGTGCTCAGAGCACGCAAGTTTTCCGCTGTCTTTGGAACTTCGTCTGCAAACAGCCTGAAGGAGATGCAGCCCAAGGGCTCGCTGACAATGTGGAAGAACACAGAGGGGTTGACCATTGCTAGGCAGCGCAGGGAGCAGCTCCCAGCGGTGGCGTGGCAGTGTCTCCTCCCGAAATTCTGCTGCTGCGTCCCACCACCCCCACTGTTAACACCCTGGTCTGGGGCACCATCATGTCTCACTGGGATTATTACACTGCGTTCCTGACCCATCTCCCTACTTCTACCCTGGATCCAACTACAGTTCATTACAGCAGCCAGGGTAATCATGTTAAAATCAAAATTAGACTGCGTCATTTGTCTGCCTCAAACCCTCCGGGGGCTCCTTgtctcagagtaaaagccaaaatgACCTCCAAGGCCCTCCGTGCTCTGGCCCTGACCTTGGCTCCATCACCTCCAGAACTTGGCTCCTCCTTGCTCgttctgctccagccacagtggCATCTTCCCTGTCTTCTGAACCTGCCAGTCCTGTTCCTGCCTCGGGACCTCTGCACATGCTGCCCCCTTGGCCTAGAATGGTCTTCTTTCCCATATCCCCATAGCTTGTCCCCTCACTTCCTTGAAGTCTTTGTTCATGTGTTAACTTCTCTGCTCATACTTGATATTTCCTCCCTCATTTTGTTCTGTAGGACTTACCACCCTCCAATGTTTGCTTCTCTGtttttgtctgtctccctcactagaacGTCAGCTCTGTGAGGTCAGGGATTTTGGGGGGACAGTtttattcaccactgtatccctaATATCTAAACAAGGCCCACAgagggtgctcaataaatgttcattttaatgaatgaaaGGGACGCCTGGAGCCTGGAAGGGAGTagtgacttactcaaggtcataGCCATCCAGAATCAATGGCTTTTGGTCTTGGAATGAACAAAGCACCAATTCCACAGCTCTGGCCCAAAGTCCTTCTCAGAGCCATGCCAGGCTCTGGAACCAAAGCCAGGCCAGCGGGACCTCATCCCTGGTACGGAAGGAGGGAAAGCCCAGCCCCAGGGGGTGCCTGACTGACTCTGCCAGGACCCGGGTGCTTACAAGACCAAGTCAAGGGACTGCATGGGGGAGGGGCTCCTCTGAAGGAGGAAACCTGGAGATGGCAGGTCCTGCGCTGGTGGAGCCACGGCAGCTACGGACAAGGAGTCGCCTCCCCATCCCCTCCGGCCGCCTGAGTGCAGGCAGTGGAGACAGTTGCTGGGCCttacaggggtggggagggaggaaggccgGCAGTTCCCAAGCAGGAGAGCAGAAGAAGGTGAAGCTGCTGCAAGTAACCCAGAGCACAGGGGGCAGATTCCAAACGCCCCAGGCTCCCTTCCCGTTGCTGGCCCCAAACCAGCAGAGGGCGCCCCGGCCCCCAAGGTCCAGGTTCTGCCACCTTGCGCCCTCTGGCTGCCACACTAGTTAGGGCGGGAGGGGAGCCCTGGATCTCCCCAGCCACTTCCAGGGCAGCGGTTCCAACCGCACAAGGGAAGATCCAAAGGCAAGGAGGCCTCAGCAGCCCTCGGTCTGGCCTGGGCCCACCCTGGCCAGCAAGGTGAGGCCGGTGGCGACCATGACAGCCGCAGTGGGTAAGCACTCACTGTGGGCCGGGCTCCAGGCCCGGCTACTTTATACCCACCTGGCCCGTGAGATACTTCTCCCACCTCCACTTTACCAATGAGCAGACTAAGGAGGGGATGCCAGATCGATGATCGCCTGCCTCCTCCTCTAGGCTGCCCTCCCCTCTCTGTCTCGCCACCTGCTCATCCACAGATCAGGAacgcctccctcccagccctcaggACACGCAAAGAGGCTCAACCATGAGTTAAAAAGTATAAAGTGCAATACCAGCCAGcttttattgagggcctactgtgtgctgggtcctcctcccacctccctgcacTTCCCACTGGCCAGGGCAGAGGGTGGCAGGTGAGACCCATGTGTCAAGCTGGGTAGGGAACTGAGGTGGAGGTAGAAGGCGGCAGAGGGGCCCCAGCAGCTGGGTCCTCAGCTGGGGGCAGGGCTCCTGTGTCCGCCCAGCTTGAAACTGAAGGCTGGGggccctcccttcttccctccaccccaggccctgAATCAGGCTGGCAAAGTAAGAGGGCCTGTGAGCCCTGCCCTTGTGCTACGTGACCTTTGGGGAAGGGGACCCATCTCTGAGTGGTTTCTCCCAATGGAAGACAGGTCCAGAGGGCAGAGTGGCCGTGCCCAAGGTGGCAGCCAGGTCTCTAATGGGTCTATGGTTCCTGGTGGCAGCTCTTGCTCTGCTCCCTGGACAGCTATGGCCTATTCCCGGGTGCTTCTCTGGAGTCACCACCCTGACCTGGTGGGACAAGAGAGGTAAGAGGAGAGAAGTAGAAAGAACTAGAGTTGGacagtgagagacagagacagaaacagacacagagatggtGAGAGACACGAAGAGATAGAgatgggcagagagaaagagagcgagagagagggaGTTAGAGGTGGACAGAGAAATGCAGACACAGTCAAagatagaaacagagagagagaaagcccgagacagagagagggagagagagaagacagctgagaagaggaaagggagacccaaacacagtcaGTTGTTGAAGGGGAGAGAAAACCGAGGCCCACCTAGAGCTcatcctgggggtggggacggAGGCTGTGCCCACTGCTGCCGGCCAGGTCCAGGCGGGGGTCCCGCAGGGTCTTATAAGAGCCACTCCAGCTGATGAGGCGGCCGCTGTCATCGTCCCAGGGCGAGGACGTCTCTGTGTCGCTGAGCCACTCAGCGTCCCCCGCGTAGTGGGTGGGAGCAGCGAGCAGGGGCCGGGCTGAGAAGGCCCGCAGGTCCCGCGGCCAGAAGTGTGCCTTGTACTGCTCACTGGGAGGCGGGAGGCTGGCTCAGGGGGGCTGGGGTAGGCCCCTCCACCCAGACCCATGCCAGCCCGGAGCCAGGCACCTCACCCCCAGAGCACCCGACCGCCCTCCCCATCTAATCCTGAGGCAGCATTtctcttatccccattttctggatggggaaactgaggcacggaacAGGAAAATCGCTTGACTGAAAACCACAGGGCACCACAGAATTCACACATAGGTTGGTCTGACTCCAAGGCTAAGCTGGGCTATTCCTTGGTGACCAGAAGGAAGTGACTCAGCCCTGCCAGCCTCGGTCTCTCCACCTGCCCAGTGAGGGGACTTACTACTTGCTGAGGTTGGGCTCTCGGGACAGGCTGACCCTGTCCTGCCCCCACCTGAGGCTCACTTGGGGTGCTGGTCAAACATGATGGGTAGGAACTCATCCACGGGCAGCATTCGGCgcaggggctgggaggccagCAGCTTGCGGGCGCCGGCCAGGCTCAGGACGTACGCCAGTGTCCAGTAGGAGTAGCCGGCCACCACCAGGTGCGGCAGCCCCTCCACGGCTGCCTCCTCCTCAGGGTTCACCTGCTTCCGGCCGAGGTAGCTGCAGGTGACACCAGGGGTCCCAGGAGTCACTGTAGATGTCCCAGGACCCCTCAGGAGGAGGCAGACCCCCGGAGGCCCACCCCTCTCCCTGGCCCCTGGGGGCACAGGCTGCCTACATCAGGTCCCAAGGAAGTTTCTCcgcctccacctcctccatcaGCCGCTCCAGCCGCATCTTGAAATTGCTCTCAAAGCGCACATCGTCCTCAAACACCACGACCTGGGCCAGGCCCCGGGCAACCACCTGTGGTACACGGTGGGAGAGTCTCTTTAGACTCGGGCTGTCCCCTCCCACCTGGCTGACTCTGACAGACGCTCCTGGCCTCGGTTACAGGCCGAATGCTCAGCCCTGACTGCGTCGCTCAgctgctgaaggctggggggcggggggggggcctcccttcttccctccacccCTGGCCGTGAATCAGGCCGGCAAAGTAAGGGGGCCTGTGAGCCCTGCCCTTGTGCTACGTGACCTTCGGGGAAGGGGACCCATCTCTGAGTGGTTTCTCCTGATGGAAGATGGGTCCAGAGGGCAGAGTCTTGCTCTCCAAGCAGATCACAACGGCAATCAGAACCCTTGCTGCAGTCACTGAGCACGGGGGCCACAGTGTTCATCTCCAGGGACCCTCAGGAGGTACGATGTCCCCGTACTGCAGCAAGGAGATGGAGACACAGGGAGATGAACCCACTCGTCCAAGGACACACggccaggaagtggcagaactggggtcTGAAGCGCATCTGCTGGACTCCAGGGCCTGGCTCCTCACTGCCGCCTCTTGAGCTTTCCTCGAGGAAGctcagctgggggctgggggctgggggtggaggaaggcCCTAGCCCCACACATCCctgagaaaaaatactttttgtagCTGTTGGAAATGTGAAAAGAGCATGATATCAGCTCAGTAAGTGGTGAAACGTACATCATCCTTCCACCTGTTCAGAGGTagcagaaaagcagaaatgatAAGCTCACACACCCATATTCTGGCtacagtagaaataaaaacaaggagTGAGTCTGTGTTCCACCTCCTGGAGGGGGCGCCCCTTGGAGGGCCAGGCCCGGGTCCTCTCCTGCCGTGTCCAGGCAGTGACCTCTCCCAGGCACTcacaccccagccctgggctgagGCTGCTTGGCCAAGCCCTAGGCCTTTCTTCTTCCCACACAGAACACACCCAACTCCTTCAGCCCCAGGGCCTGTGCCCGCACTGTCTACCTCTGCTGAGAaggctcctctccctgcccctcgaTGGCGAGGCCCACCCTGACCCCacaggaggccaggaggccaggccAGTCCGCACTCTCGAACAGCCTGTACATCCCCCCTCCGTGGCAAGCTGAGTTCTTTCTGGATTTCCGCGCCTTGCTCTGGTCCCTTTGCCCCAGGAGGGACCGGCTGCATTCTTCTTGTTCACCTCTGTGTGCTCAGAGCAGAAGCTcccctagcacacagtaggcgctcagtgGAGACCGCAGGGTGAATAAGGTCTAGGGTTGGGCCCTCAGGAGGCTGAAAGCTGCTGGCCGGGTCTTCGTTGTGGGCTCGGTCAACCCCCGGTCACGCGAGTGCTGGCGCAGAGCAGTGGACGGGggtcctcacctcctcccagatGGAGTAGTGGCTGAGGAAGCAGCCCACCTCGCCCTTGGTCAGCGTGCGGCCCGAGTAGGGGTCCTGGTAGCCAGGAAGCAGGTCCACGCCGAGGCTCTTCATGACGCTGCTGTTGAGCACCCTGAGGCAGATGGTATAAGGGGGTCAGGGGTGCCCACCAGGGACCTGCCCAGGGGGAACCGGCCTGTGCCAGTTGGGGACAGTCACACTGGAGTCTGGTTGGAAGGAGGCTTCTTCAGTCTTGTTACTGCTTCGTGTGGCCTGAAGCCATCAGTGGACCTGGAAAGCCACGGCCACCTCGGGCGGGGGGGATCctaaggggagggggcagcagtcTGAGGGGGACACACCCCAGGCTGAATGCGGGGAACGTGGCAGATACCTCTTAGGCAGCGGCCCAAGCAGAGGATGGACATCCTGCAGTCCACAGGGCTGGGGCGTATGCAGCAAACGGCAGTGGGCACGTGGGGCCTGTGACCCCTGGTTGCCGGGGGAACATGACTGGCctgctcccacccccgccccgcccatcaGGGACCTAAGTTCGGGATGGAAAAGAATTACCCTGATAATCGTAATGAAGACATTATTAACCTTTGGGATACTTACCGCATTTCAGGCCCTGGCTAAATCTTCACCGAACCCTTACAAACCCCTAAGAGGAAGGCAGTTACTCGCCGTTTACACAGTAGGGCTGAGAGATGGAGGTCACGCAGCTGGTGACCACGCCCAGAAGCTCCAGACCCTGGGCCTTAACCACTGTACTCTCCTCCCTCGGGTGGGCTGACGGGGGGCGCCCTGTCCTGTTCTGTCTGCCCTGGGACTCCCCGAGACAGAATTACTCAGGCCCTGTTTGAATACCTCCTAGAACGGCAAACTCGTTCAGCTCATTGTCTGCTTTTCCCACCCCCACGGAGCCGTGATGGGCCACCCGGTCCCCACCGGATGCGCAGGGTCCTGTCCCCACCCAGGAAGCCTCACCGGCCGTCCACGGCATCCACCAAacgcccagagatctccatctcccAGAGCGAACTCAGCATGCGCTCTCGGCGGTCGGGCCGTCGGGCCAGGCTGATGACAAACACCTGGGGGAGGTGCGGAGGGAGGGCAGTGGgcgcagggggaggggagagcccaCCCAGCTCCTGGCCCCAATCCTGCAGGCCGGGAGGACTTACCTCATCAAACCCCATCTTGCTGGGCCTCTTTGGGGGCCGGGACACATGAGCTGAGGCCCACATGGGGGGCCCATCCACTGCAGAGGAAAGCACCCCCCCATCATGAGTCCCTACTGGCTCTAGTCAGCGGCAGCCCTGGAGCCCtagcctccctccttcctgccccctggCAGAACACCCAGCAGGAGATCACAGAATCCACCTGCCTCCATTGTCCCAGCGGGAAAAGGGACTTGCCCAGAGTCAGGGAACGAGTTGGGGAGAGGCTTCAACCCCAGCGGTGGGGAGGCGGGACACACCGGCTCGCAGCCCTCACCCAGCGCTTCCAAGATCAGGTGGATGAAGTTGACTCTCtcatcctccagcccctggtggGATTTCACAGGCACGTTCATGTACCCATAACGGTGCTCGTTGCACACGTGGGCCGAGACCCCTGCGGAGAGAGGCCGAGTGAGCACTGGAGTGCAGGGTAGGGCTCTCAGAACCCAGATGGGAGGTCCTAGGCCCAGTCCCGCCAGTGACCCACCACGTGAGTCCTCTCTGGGACCCGGCGTCCCCACCTGGGCTTGGAGGGAGAACCGGCTTGGCTCAAACAATATCTAAGGAATCTTCCTGCCTAAATGGCTTATTCATGCAATAGATGCGTCTAGAGCACCAGCTGGCTGCTGGAACGACGGTGGTGAGAAAGACAGACAGTCCCTGCCCTCGGGGGATCAAGGTGAGGAAGGAGCAGGCAAACTCACACCTGGCTACAGCCACCTGACGCCACCGGGCGTTGCTCCACCCCCTAAATCTTTCCCACCTCTGCCCATCCCCCCTCGCCAATCCAGCACCATCACCTCTTGCCCGGATCCCTACACTTAACCCCACCCCCTCGCCCGCCCCCACCATGCTGTCCTCCACCTG
This Physeter macrocephalus isolate SW-GA chromosome 13, ASM283717v5, whole genome shotgun sequence DNA region includes the following protein-coding sequences:
- the CERCAM gene encoding inactive glycosyltransferase 25 family member 3 isoform X5, yielding MRAAPAAPLLQLLLLLGPRLEAAGVAEPPLPAVVLAILARNAEHSLPHYLGALERLDYPRARLALWCATDHNVDNTTEMLQEWLAAVGDDYAAVVWRPEGEPRSYPDEEGPKHWTKERHQFLMELKQEALTFARDWGADYILFADTDNILTNNQTLRLLIEQGLPVVAPMLDSQTYYSNFWCGITPQGYYRRTADYFPTKNRQRRGCFRVPMVHSTFLVSLRAEGTEQLGFYPPHPNYTWPFDDIIIFAYACQAAVDGPPMWASAHVSRPPKRPSKMGFDEVFVISLARRPDRRERMLSSLWEMEISGRLVDAVDGRVLNSSVMKSLGVDLLPGYQDPYSGRTLTKGEVGCFLSHYSIWEEVVARGLAQVVVFEDDVRFESNFKMRLERLMEEVEAEKLPWDLIYLGRKQVNPEEEAAVEGLPHLVVAGYSYWTLAYVLSLAGARKLLASQPLRRMLPVDEFLPIMFDQHPNEQYKAHFWPRDLRAFSARPLLAAPTHYAGDAEWLSDTETSSPWDDDSGRLISWSGSYKTLRDPRLDLAGSSGHSLRPHPQDEL
- the CERCAM gene encoding inactive glycosyltransferase 25 family member 3 isoform X4, producing MRAAPAAPLLQLLLLLGPRLEAAGVAEPPLPAVVLAILARNAEHSLPHYLGALERLDYPRARLALWCATDHNVDNTTEMLQEWLAAVGDDYAAVVWRPEGEPRSYPDEEGPKHWTKERHQFLMELKQEALTFARDWGADYILFADTDNILTNNQTLRLLIEQGLPVVAPMLDSQTYYSNFWCGITPQGYYRRTADYFPTKNRQRRGCFRVPMVHSTFLVSLRAEGTEQLGFYPPHPNYTWPFDDIIIFAYACQAAGVSAHVCNEHRYGYMNVPVKSHQGLEDERVNFIHLILEALVDGPPMWASAHVSRPPKRPSKMGFDEVFVISLARRPDRRERMLSSLWEMEISGRLVDAVDGRSLMGGAGVGAGQSCSPGNQGSQAPRAHCRLLHTPQPCGLQDVHPLLGPLPKRVLNSSVMKSLGVDLLPGYQDPYSGRTLTKGEVGCFLSHYSIWEEVVARGLAQVVVFEDDVRFESNFKMRLERLMEEVEAEKLPWDLIYLGRKQVNPEEEAAVEGLPHLVVAGYSYWTLAYVLSLAGARKLLASQPLRRMLPVDEFLPIMFDQHPK
- the CERCAM gene encoding inactive glycosyltransferase 25 family member 3 isoform X3, translated to MRAAPAAPLLQLLLLLGPRLEAAGVAEPPLPAVVLAILARNAEHSLPHYLGALERLDYPRARLALWCATDHNVDNTTEMLQEWLAAVGDDYAAVVWRPEGEPRSYPDEEGPKHWTKERHQFLMELKQEALTFARDWGADYILFADTDNILTNNQTLRLLIEQGLPVVAPMLDSQTYYSNFWCGITPQGYYRRTADYFPTKNRQRRGCFRVPMVHSTFLVSLRAEGTEQLGFYPPHPNYTWPFDDIIIFAYACQAAGVSAHVCNEHRYGYMNVPVKSHQGLEDERVNFIHLILEALVDGPPMWASAHVSRPPKRPSKMGFDEVFVISLARRPDRRERMLSSLWEMEISGRLVDAVDGRVLNSSVMKSLGVDLLPGYQDPYSGRTLTKGEVGCFLSHYSIWEEVVARGLAQVVVFEDDVRFESNFKMRLERLMEEVEAEKLPWDLIYLGRKQVNPEEEAAVEGLPHLVVAGYSYWTLAYVLSLAGARKLLASQPLRRMLPVDEFLPIMFDQHPNEQYKAHFWPRDLRAFSARPLLAAPTHYAGDAEWLSDTETSSPWDDDSGRLISWSGSYKTLRDPRLDLAGSSGHSLRPHPQDEL
- the CERCAM gene encoding inactive glycosyltransferase 25 family member 3 isoform X1, which produces MRAAPAAPLLQLLLLLGPRLEAAGVAEPPLPAVVLAILARNAEHSLPHYLGALERLDYPRARLALWCATDHNVDNTTEMLQEWLAAVGDDYAAVVWRPEGEPRSYPDEEGPKHWTKERHQFLMELKQEALTFARDWGADYILFADTDNILTNNQTLRLLIEQGLPVVAPMLDSQTYYSNFWCGITPQGYYRRTADYFPTKNRQRRGCFRVPMVHSTFLVSLRAEGTEQLGFYPPHPNYTWPFDDIIIFAYACQAAGVSAHVCNEHRYGYMNVPVKSHQGLEDERVNFIHLILEALVDGPPMWASAHVSRPPKRPSKMGFDEVFVISLARRPDRRERMLSSLWEMEISGRLVDAVDGRSLMGGAGVGAGQSCSPGNQGSQAPRAHCRLLHTPQPCGLQDVHPLLGPLPKRVLNSSVMKSLGVDLLPGYQDPYSGRTLTKGEVGCFLSHYSIWEEVVARGLAQVVVFEDDVRFESNFKMRLERLMEEVEAEKLPWDLIYLGRKQVNPEEEAAVEGLPHLVVAGYSYWTLAYVLSLAGARKLLASQPLRRMLPVDEFLPIMFDQHPNEQYKAHFWPRDLRAFSARPLLAAPTHYAGDAEWLSDTETSSPWDDDSGRLISWSGSYKTLRDPRLDLAGSSGHSLRPHPQDEL
- the CERCAM gene encoding inactive glycosyltransferase 25 family member 3 isoform X2, with the translated sequence MRAAPAAPLLQLLLLLGPRLEAAGVAEPPLPAVVLAILARNAEHSLPHYLGALERLDYPRARLALWCATDHNVDNTTEMLQEWLAAVGDDYAAVVWRPEGEPRSYPDEEGPKHWTKERHQFLMELKQEALTFARDWGADYILFADTDNILTNNQTLRLLIEQGLPVVAPMLDSQTYYSNFWCGITPQGYYRRTADYFPTKNRQRRGCFRVPMVHSTFLVSLRAEGTEQLGFYPPHPNYTWPFDDIIIFAYACQAAVDGPPMWASAHVSRPPKRPSKMGFDEVFVISLARRPDRRERMLSSLWEMEISGRLVDAVDGRSLMGGAGVGAGQSCSPGNQGSQAPRAHCRLLHTPQPCGLQDVHPLLGPLPKRVLNSSVMKSLGVDLLPGYQDPYSGRTLTKGEVGCFLSHYSIWEEVVARGLAQVVVFEDDVRFESNFKMRLERLMEEVEAEKLPWDLIYLGRKQVNPEEEAAVEGLPHLVVAGYSYWTLAYVLSLAGARKLLASQPLRRMLPVDEFLPIMFDQHPNEQYKAHFWPRDLRAFSARPLLAAPTHYAGDAEWLSDTETSSPWDDDSGRLISWSGSYKTLRDPRLDLAGSSGHSLRPHPQDEL